In Methylacidiphilum infernorum V4, a single window of DNA contains:
- a CDS encoding lytic transglycosylase domain-containing protein has protein sequence MTKTINLILILIASLVMILFLWQDIASKIEMRYDAFIAEYAHEYGVDPLLIKAIIWKESRFRPNKIGRSGERGLMQIREPAVQDWVQKEKTSPIPMDDLLDPKLNIQIGSWYLGQAFRRWKNTDNPMVFALAEYNAGRRNALHWVDPQNPTSAEAFLKRIDFPSTKIYILKILERYKEYKGGFFWLSWNEVLTLMGGEDSRGSGPNQKTPPLQKQKLF, from the coding sequence ATGACCAAAACCATCAATCTCATCCTTATTCTTATTGCCTCGCTCGTCATGATCCTTTTTTTGTGGCAAGACATCGCTTCAAAAATTGAAATGCGCTACGATGCGTTTATTGCCGAGTATGCTCATGAATACGGGGTAGATCCCCTACTCATTAAGGCGATTATCTGGAAGGAAAGCCGTTTTCGTCCAAATAAAATTGGAAGATCGGGGGAAAGGGGATTAATGCAAATCCGAGAGCCGGCTGTGCAAGATTGGGTCCAGAAAGAGAAAACCTCTCCTATCCCCATGGATGATCTGCTGGATCCGAAATTAAATATCCAAATAGGGAGTTGGTATTTAGGTCAAGCTTTTAGAAGATGGAAAAACACGGATAATCCCATGGTATTTGCTCTTGCCGAGTATAACGCGGGCAGGCGTAATGCTCTCCATTGGGTAGATCCCCAGAACCCAACCAGTGCGGAGGCTTTTTTAAAGAGGATTGATTTCCCCTCGACCAAAATATATATCTTAAAAATTCTCGAGCGGTATAAGGAATATAAAGGTGGGTTTTTTTGGCTTTCCTGGAACGAGGTTCTTACGTTAATGGGGGGCGAAGACTCCAGGGGAAGTGGGCCAAACCAAAAAACTCCTCCCCTTCAGAAACAGAAGCTTTTCTAA
- a CDS encoding L,D-transpeptidase family protein, giving the protein MSISRGFAEEGGYEGTSAINPGNGQQDNQGDLNSSSPLENSPELDTGLSPEQLKKILKQKEKEEKKRLKQLEKEEKKRKEEEERKRKEEEKIQKEQQKKQPGTNASTSPLEKKPGTERVYTVSRILPAIWWNIDPSQKVTKLEIVLSEQKLYVYQGGRLAAIAPICSGTKDHPTPLGRFAVINKEILHRSNKYGCFVDSKGKIIYANATVGMTPPAGLHYEPADMPFFLRLTDDGVGLHGGYLPGYAASHGCVRLPKSFAQDLYPLVSLGTPVLVRN; this is encoded by the coding sequence ATGAGCATTTCGAGAGGTTTTGCAGAAGAGGGAGGATACGAAGGAACTTCGGCAATCAATCCCGGCAACGGCCAGCAAGACAATCAAGGTGATTTGAATTCTTCTTCTCCTTTAGAAAATTCTCCCGAACTGGATACAGGGTTATCCCCAGAACAACTTAAAAAGATTTTAAAACAGAAAGAAAAAGAAGAGAAGAAGAGACTAAAGCAGTTAGAAAAAGAAGAAAAAAAGAGAAAAGAAGAAGAAGAAAGGAAAAGAAAAGAAGAAGAAAAGATACAAAAAGAGCAGCAGAAAAAACAACCGGGGACCAATGCATCAACTTCTCCCCTAGAAAAAAAGCCTGGTACCGAACGAGTTTATACGGTCAGCCGCATTTTGCCCGCTATTTGGTGGAATATTGATCCTTCCCAGAAAGTCACCAAGCTTGAAATCGTCCTTAGCGAACAAAAGCTCTACGTGTATCAAGGAGGAAGACTGGCCGCTATTGCCCCTATATGTTCAGGAACAAAGGACCATCCTACCCCGCTTGGTCGATTTGCGGTCATCAACAAGGAAATCCTTCATCGCTCAAACAAGTATGGCTGTTTTGTCGATTCCAAGGGAAAGATCATTTACGCTAACGCCACGGTGGGAATGACTCCACCGGCAGGCTTGCATTATGAGCCGGCGGATATGCCTTTTTTCCTTAGGCTTACCGATGATGGGGTCGGCCTTCATGGAGGTTACCTGCCGGGTTATGCCGCCTCCCATGGCTGCGTGAGACTTCCTAAAAGTTTTGCTCAAGATCTTTATCCTCTTGTCTCTTTAGGAACACCGGTACTCGTTAGAAATTAA